One stretch of Scophthalmus maximus strain ysfricsl-2021 chromosome 12, ASM2237912v1, whole genome shotgun sequence DNA includes these proteins:
- the lrig3 gene encoding leucine-rich repeats and immunoglobulin-like domains protein 3, with protein MCSSTQPRVCAGLAVVVLLVSTLQRGCGASARTCPPPCACFGTLVDCSRLRRGQTPAAIPEWTVQLDLSHNKLQVLDSTFFSKLQHLTEIKLNHNELEAIPDLGPYASNITTLILANNRITGISVEQLRPFLTLETLDLSYNNIVDIKASSFPALPLKNLFLNNNRISSLETGCFTNLSSSLQVLRLNRNRLSAIPAKIFQLPNLQHLELSRNRVRRVEGLTFHGLHALRSLKMQRNGLSRLMDGAFWGLSNMEVLQLDYNNLTEVNKGWLYGLLTLQQLHLGQNAISRIRPDAWEFCQKLDELNLSSNHLSRLEESSFVGLSLLDELHIGNNRVSFIADGAFRGLSNLHMLDLQNNEISWTIEDMNGPFSALDKLKRLFLQGNQIRSVTKKSFSGLDALQHLDLSNNAIMSIQANAFSQMKNLQELRLNTSSLLCDCQLKWLPVWVAEQTFLPCVNASCAHPQMLKGRSMFAVSQEEFVCDDFPKPQITVQPETQSALKGTNVTFVCSAASSSDSPMTFAWKKDNEVLNDAEIHNQAHLRVQGGAGGETEVTEYTTTLQLRNVEFSSEGKYQCVISNHFGSSYSTKARLTVNMLPSFTKMPMDLSIRAGATARLECAAVGHPSPQIAWQKDGGTDFPAARERRMHVMPEDDVFFIVDVKTEDIGVYSCTAQNTAGAISANATLTVLETPSFLRPLMDRTVAKGETAVLQCIAGGSPPPRLNWTKDDSPLVVTERHFFAAANQLLIIVDAAEADAGKYTCEMSNALGTERGNIRLAVISNPNCDPGVQGGVGVGIVGGAGSDDDGWTTVGIVIIAVVCCVVGTSLVWVVIIYHTRRRNEDCSVTNTDETNLPADIPSYLSSQGTLADRQDGYIPSESGSSHQYMPSSISGFYLQPKDMNGLCQLDTGSEADLEAVIDPLLCHYQGPIGSLLRRDKIYSTDPSEGYLGCSIDQRPVCIDSYSGSLPSSKRRDYFLSEHFDHGSSAVLMQLPSAGLHHGPSHQQSDCQPSLEEGDVSDYGRPHECLSPCNTFMGTFGKAPWKPPHDLYTGFGPPPMAHNVITLHENPYAAPDVDSDHEENTKDSSSEQGSSVYEQPFDYRRTDPLPQRRTST; from the exons atgtgttcCTCCACGCAGCCTCGCGTCTGTGCGGGGCTCGCCGTGGTTGTTCTGCTGGTCTCGACGCTGCAGCGCGGGTGCGGAGCGAGTGCACGGACGTGTCCGCCGCCCTGCGCGTGTTTCGGGACGCTCGTGGACTGCAGTCGACTGAGAAGGGGCCAAACTCCAGCCGCAATCCCGGAGTGGACGGTTCAGCT ggACCTGAGCCATAACAAATTGCAGGTGCTtgacagcacttttttttccaaactacAACATCTGACTGAAAT AAAGCTAAACCACAATGAACTGGAGGCCATACCCGATTTGGGCCCGTATGCTTCAAACATCACAACGCTCATTCT agcAAACAACAGGATCACCGGGATCTCTGTGGAGCAGCTCCGGCCCTTCCTCACTCTGGAAACGCTCGACCTCAGCTACAACAACATTGTGGATATAAAGGCCAGCTCCTTCCCCGCTCTGCCCCTCAAGAACCT GTTCCTAAATAACAATCGGATCTCGTCGCTTGAGACGGGCTGCTTCACCAACCTGTCCAGCAGTCTGCAGGTTCTCCGGCTCAACCGCAACCGCCTCTCCGCCATCCCGGCCAAGATCTTCCAGCTGCCCAACCTCCAGCATCT agagcTGAGCAGGAACCGCGTCCGCCGGGTGGAGGGCCTGACGTTCCACGGTCTGCACGCGCTCCGCTCCCTCAAGATGCAGAGGAACGGCCTCAGTCGCCTGATGGACGGAGCTTTCTGGGGCCTCAGCAACATGGAAGTCCT GCAGCTGGACTACAACAACCTGACGGAGGTGAATAAGGGCTGGCTGTACGGCCTGCtgactctgcagcagctccacctcGGCCAAAACGCCATCAGCAGGATCCGACCTGACGCCTGGGAGTTCTGCCAGAAACTCGACGAGCT CAACCTCTCCTCAAACCACCTGTCCAGACTGGAGGAATCCAGCTTTGTGGGCCTCAGCCTGCTGGACGAGCTCCACATCGGAAACAACCGCGTCAGCTTCATCGCAGACGGAGCTTTCCGTGGCCTCTCCAACCTGCACATGCT GGACCTCCAAAATAATGAAATCTCCTGGACCATCGAGGACATGAATGGGCCTTTCTCTGCTTTGGACAAGCTGAAAAGACT ATTTTTACAGGGCAACCAGATCCGCTCTGTGACCAAGAAGTCCTTCTCCGGCCTGGACGCGCTGCAGCACCT AGATTTGAGCAACAACGCTATCATGTCCATTCAAGCGAACGCCTTCTCACAGATGAAGAACCTGCAGGAGCT ACGTCTGAACACCTCCAGCCTGCTGTGCGACTGCCAGCTGAAGTGGCTTCCCGTCTGGGTGGCAGAGCAAACCTTCCTGCCCTGCGTCAATGCCAGCTGCGCCCACCCGCAGATGCTAAAGGGCAGGAGCATGTTCGCCGTCAGCCAGGaggagtttgtgtgtg ATGATTTCCCAAAGCCTCAGATCACCGTTCAGCCAGAGACTCAGTCAGCCCTCAAAGGCACCAACGTGACGTTCGTCTGCTCGGCGGCCAGCTCCAGCGACTCGCCCATGACTTTCGCCTGGAAGAAAGACAACGAGGTCCTGAACGACGCGGAGATCCACAACCAGGCCCACCTGCGAGTGCAAGGAGGCGCAGGAGGCGAGACGGAAGTGACCGAGTACACGACCACCCTGCAGCTCCGCAACGTGGAGTTCTCCAGCGAGGGGAAATACCAATGTGTCATCTCCAACCACTTTGGATCATCCTATTCCACCAAGGCCAGGCTCACTGTCAACA TGCTCCCTTCTTTCACCAAGATGCCCATGGACTTGAGTATTCGTGCTGGAGCGACAGCCAGACTGGAGTGTGCCGCTGTGGGTCACCCTTCACCTCAGATTGCCTGGCAGAAAGATGGAGGTACCGATTTCCCTGCGGCCCGCGAACGCCGCATGCACGTCATGCCAGAGGATGACGTATTTTTCATTGTGGATGTCAAGACCGAGGACATCGGCGTTTACAGCTGCACTGCTCAGAACACAGCCGGGGCCATTTCTGCAAATGCTACGCTCACTGTTCTAG AAACGCCTTCCTTCCTGCGGCCCCTTATGGATCGCACCGTGGCCAAAGGTGAAACTGCTGTCCTCCAGTGCATTGCCGGCGGCAGCCCTCCCCCGAGGCTGAACTGGACCAAAGATGACAGCCCCTTGGTCGTGACAGAGCGGCACTTTTTTGCAGCCGCCAACCAGCTCCTCATCATCGTCGACGCAGCAGAGGCCGACGCGGGGAAGTACACCTGCGAGATGTCGAACGCACTGGGCACCGAGAGGGGCAACATCCGACTGGCAGTCATATCGAACCCCAACTGTGACCCGGGCGTGCAGGGCGGAGTCGGGGTCGGCATCGTGGGCGGGGCAGGGTCGGACGATGACGGGTGGACCACAGTGGGAATTGTAATCATTGCAGTGGTGTGCTGCGTGGTGGGCACCTCACTAGTTTGGGTGGTCATCATCTACCACACCCGGCGTCGGAACGAGGACTGCAGCGTCACCAACACAG ATGAGACCAACCTTCCCGCCGACATTCCCAGCTACCTGTCCTCCCAGGGCACGCTGGCTGACCGACAGGACGGCTACATCCCATCAGAGAGCGGCAGCAGTCATCAGTACATGCCGTCGTCAATTAGTGGCTTCTACCTGCAGCCTAAAGACATGAACG GTCTTTGTCAGCTGGACACCGGAAGTGAAGCAGACTTGGAGGCAGTCATCGATCCTCTGCTCTGCCACTATCAAGGTCCGATAGGCTCACTACTTCGCCGAGACAAAATTTACTCCACTGACCCGTCAGAGGGCTATTTAG GCTGTTCCATCGACCAAAGGCCCGTATGCATTGACTCCTACAGCGGCAGCTTGCCCAGCTCTAAAAGGAGGGACTACTTCCTGTCTGAGCATTTTGACCATGGCTCCTCAGCTGTCCTGATGCAGCTCCCCAGCGCCGGTCTGCATCACGGCCCCTCCCACCAGCAGAGTGACTGCCAGCCGTCCTTGGAGGAGGGAGATGTGAGCGACTACGGCCGTCCACACGAGTGCCTCTCTCCCTGCAACACCTTCATGG GAACATTCGGGAAAGCTCCCTGGAAGCCTCCGCATGACCTGTACACGGGATTCGGCCCTCCGCCAATGGCTCATAATGTTATTACTCTGCACGAGAACCCGTACGCCGCCCCTGACGTCGATTCGGACCACGAGGAGAACACCAAGGATTCGTCATCCGAGCAGGGCAGCAGCGTTTACGAACAGCCGTTTGACTACAGAAGGACTGATCCCCTGCCACAGCGCAGGACGAGCACTTAG